One segment of Armatimonadia bacterium DNA contains the following:
- a CDS encoding DUF2334 domain-containing protein, with amino-acid sequence MSLSLPTILTTLMLLGSAGVVLAEEPAPAPAKQQLILLKADDFGRSAPWQRYVSYIRDNNLKASLGIICKSLEKDDPKLVAWVQELLKTGQFDFWHHGYDHRLNFKDGDRTLCEFSGTSYEEQLDHFDRACNLAREKLGIKFQVFGAPGNAVDDTTIRVLAQHPEIQGVFYGPAKATTAHVFQRWANLEMPTFVPNSAGFIERYKWNASRPYLALQMHPGNWNDERFAEFEKIIAFLKTQNVRFVTAAELCKYLDETEPLPKTK; translated from the coding sequence TTGAGCCTTTCGCTACCCACAATCCTCACAACGCTCATGCTGCTCGGTTCAGCCGGAGTCGTCCTCGCCGAGGAACCGGCTCCCGCACCGGCCAAACAGCAGCTCATCTTGCTCAAGGCCGACGACTTCGGCCGCTCCGCGCCCTGGCAGCGCTACGTGTCCTATATCCGCGACAACAACCTCAAGGCCAGCCTCGGCATCATCTGCAAGAGCCTTGAGAAGGACGATCCCAAGCTCGTGGCCTGGGTGCAGGAGCTCCTCAAGACCGGGCAGTTCGACTTCTGGCACCACGGCTACGACCACCGGCTCAACTTCAAGGACGGCGATCGCACCCTCTGTGAGTTCAGCGGCACCTCCTACGAGGAGCAACTGGACCACTTCGACCGCGCCTGCAACCTGGCTCGCGAGAAACTGGGCATCAAGTTCCAGGTCTTCGGCGCTCCCGGCAACGCAGTCGACGACACCACGATTCGCGTCCTCGCGCAGCACCCGGAGATCCAGGGCGTCTTCTATGGTCCCGCGAAGGCGACGACTGCACATGTCTTCCAACGCTGGGCGAATCTCGAGATGCCCACCTTCGTGCCCAACAGCGCCGGCTTCATCGAGCGCTACAAGTGGAACGCGAGCCGACCCTATCTGGCCCTGCAGATGCATCCGGGGAACTGGAACGACGAGCGCTTCGCCGAGTTCGAGAAGATCATCGCCTTCCTCAAGACTCAGAACGTGCGCTTCGTCACCGCCGCCGAGCTGTGCAAGTACC